Proteins from a single region of Candidatus Thermoplasmatota archaeon:
- a CDS encoding methyltransferase domain-containing protein, translating into MRSENGLSYSFDRVADKFDETRFYPDTVMGDILNAFEKVLVKGSRTLDAGVGTGRFAEPLQKRGYDVVGVDISPRMLDKARGKGTENLFRGDLCALPFRDAVFSVAISIHVLHLISSWRCALGEIGRVTTDRFLSVAFNKEESPAEAFRRLYERVCEENGFEIHHPGMRERELPDLLPADRVSLIDLHEHTMEVPKLLDGYENRIFSSQWTVPDEIHEIAMEAMHEKYDRVDQVFSIERISLLEWSMDRVRSYAAGR; encoded by the coding sequence ATGCGGAGTGAGAACGGCTTGAGTTACTCGTTCGACAGGGTGGCGGACAAGTTCGACGAAACTCGGTTCTACCCGGACACGGTCATGGGCGACATACTGAACGCCTTCGAGAAGGTCCTGGTCAAAGGCTCGCGCACACTGGACGCCGGGGTCGGGACCGGCAGGTTCGCGGAGCCTCTGCAGAAGAGGGGGTACGACGTCGTCGGAGTGGACATCTCACCCAGGATGCTTGACAAAGCCAGAGGGAAGGGGACCGAGAACCTGTTCAGAGGGGACCTGTGCGCTTTGCCGTTCAGGGACGCCGTCTTCAGCGTAGCGATCAGCATCCATGTCCTGCACCTGATATCTTCCTGGAGATGTGCCCTAGGCGAGATCGGGCGCGTCACGACCGACAGGTTCCTGTCCGTGGCATTCAACAAAGAAGAGTCGCCAGCGGAAGCGTTCAGACGGCTGTACGAACGGGTGTGCGAGGAGAACGGGTTCGAGATACACCATCCCGGGATGAGGGAGAGGGAGCTGCCGGACCTGCTGCCCGCGGACAGGGTGAGCCTCATCGACTTGCACGAGCACACAATGGAGGTCCCGAAGTTGTTGGACGGATACGAGAACAGGATATTCTCGAGTCAATGGACCGTCCCTGATGAGATACACGAGATTGCCATGGAGGCCATGCACGAGAAGTACGACCGCGTGGACCAGGTCTTCAGCATAGAACGGATCTCCCTCCTCGAATGGAGCATGGACCGCGTGAGGAGTTACGCAGCTGGCCGCTGA